Genomic segment of Malus domestica chromosome 15, GDT2T_hap1:
TAGAAAGCAAGACAAACAGATAGAAAAGTGAAAAACTGAATGTAAGGGCAATGTCAAAGCTTGTCAAATGTTAATCGAAAGAACAATAACTTGCACAAAATAATAACTTGAAAGTACATGATAAATACAAATATTCGAGCCAAGTTTAAACTTATTCGGGCAAGATCAATTGCCAGTTGGGCGAGTTCTTACAAGTACAAGATGTGTTTTGGGAAAAGAATGCTACAAGAAACGTAGTAGAGCTATAAAAGTAAGAGTGTTTGAACTACAAAAAGGAATGTATGAAAAGTAAGAATGTTTGAGTTAATATATCTTCTTCCTTTACGTTGCCTTCTATAGAACCACCTCTTTATTTAAATACTCGAGCTTTTATTCCATTGAAACTACATACTTGCCACATTAAAATACTTTTCTTCTATAAAACTCGACTGACTAGTCTTCCTTCCATGTGAAAGGGGGTTTTtggggaattggatcctctcctgagcttgtGCTCAGGAATTTGTTGACTAGCGCACGTgtgatccaacgactacaattattataacttttaaaaggaTTATCTGTTTATAGCAATTTAATCAAAATCCAACGATCCTGGTGCGCTGATGATGAGGCTCATGAGCataagctcaggagaggatctaaTTCCGGTTTTTTTCAACCCATAACTTTTGAATTCGTTGGGCTTCGTACTTCCATTTGCCTTCAAATTAAATACCCATCAGACTTCAGACACAATTCAGTGGGTTGGGCCTTGAACAGACCCATGTTTTCAGGCCTAACAAGGAGtcccatttttgtaaaatcacatACATACCCTTCCCAAAGACATTTCAGTCGTTTGGATCCCAGCCAACCCTATTAtcagggatttggatcctcgccggatccccCTCCCTGGGGATCTTAAGGGATCAATGCACACAGACCGTTGATAAAAAATCGTACGGtccaaattaaattatttttatatttataaaagtAAAGTAATCTCGTTTtgcatgaaaaataaaaaaaaaaattataaccgCACGATTTTTGATCAACTGTCCATGTACGATCCCCAGACAGGGATCCCGCGAGGATCCAATTCCAATTATCAGGGCACAAACCCCTTGGCAGAGCAAACAGAAGAAAGCAAGTAAAAGCAAAGCCACTTTCTGATTGTGGTGTGCATTTGTGGAATGGGAACCCCAGCTGTCCTCTCCTTAAATTTGCCACAAAAAGCATAACACAAATTCCACAGATTAAATATCTACCCAACTACTTAAATATCTACCTAACTACCGTAATCAATGTCAACCCTTGCATCCATTTTAATCCATACGTTCATCCACGCGCCATGTCTCGTGTGGGGCGTGACACTCTCTGTGACATTGAAGACACCGTCATTAGACCATAAAAACGCTGACGTTGAAGCAGTCCAGCCTTACATAAGTTACCCACCCTATAAGTAACCTGCACGTCATTGTTACTCGCTCACCGTTGATTTACCAATTTTACAAAATCAAGGAGGAGCCAAGAGTTTGCAAAACACATATTTCATTTTGGATGTTATCCTGTCATTTTCAGGAGGCACTACATTATAGTCTGACACATATCTTTTAGTTTAAGagaaaattataattattatgTACTCGATTTAATCATATCACCGGTTTAATGGATATTGCAATATTATGTACTCAGTTTAACCATGTTATTGTTCTGCCTAAAGCAAATTGAGATTCCACTAtaaatcaattgacaatataaataacataatttatttataagcaCATGTAAGGTTCATCTTCTCATCAATGCGAGGATTTATTCGTAACAAGCTCTCTCACGTGTGGCGAACTTTCAAGCCTAACATGTGGACAATACAAACAGATTGACATGGAGCAAGTGTGAGCGTTAGGCTTTACACTTGAGACAACCTGACTTTAATACTATTAAAAAGTTGAGAATCTATCACACATTATGTCCTATGTTAttaaaacatttttattttattagcatAAAATATAACAATGTGTTGATGTCGTATAAATCGTTAAATTGTTCTCAACGGtttcattttcttgatttgGTGCAACGTTGAggagagaagaaaacaaaagtaaTAAAGCAATAAGTTAAATGATGGTCTGAGTCGCTCACTCCCTCAAGTGCTGTCTCCATCTTTTTCCTCTTTCCTTTTTTCCATTCACCAAATATTGAAACTATCAATGCCAGGATGCATTCGCAAAGCGTTTTTTTACGTGATGAACTTTCAAGTTTAACATATAGACAATATAAATGGGTTGACGTGAAACATGTGTGAGCGTTAGACTTCACATTTTGGATAACCTGACTTtgatgttataaaaaaaattgagattttATCACACATTATATGATATactattaaaatatatttattttattaacataaaatataataatatgttCGTGTCATATGCGTTATTCTCGACCATTTCCTTTTGTTGATTTGATGCAACGTTGACGAGAGACCCCGAAGACCGTCTCCATCTTTTTCCTCTTCCCATTTTTTCGTTCTCCAAATATTGAAAACTATCAAAAGCtcagagagaaaaggaagaacggacagaaacaaaaatagaaaatgattcacttttattattattttaataacaGTTAAGCAAAGCAAAGAGCTGAGTTTGAGtttgagtgtgagtgtgagtccAAGGCAGATGCAACGGGCAGCCGGCGGAAGCAGCGGCGGCGAAGTGAGTCGAGGAGGAGGCGGACTCGGGCGGTTCAGCTCCGCCCCAGCCGCATGGTTAGAAGCGCTGCTTGAAGAGGACGAAGAGGACCCACTGAAGCCCACCCAGTGTTTGACTGAGCTTCTTGCTGACAACACACCTTGTACGACGGTGGATCCAGCGTCGTATGAGGCTGCAGATGGGTATCTTAGTCGACAGCATAGCTCACCGGCTGATTTTAGTGGCGGCGGCGGGTCGGGGGGATATTTCTCGGGGTTTGGAATTCCGGCCCACCTCGACCTTGTGTCGTCGTCGTCGTTGTCCCCAAACAGCTCTTCTTCCTCTGCTAATAAGAGGGTTCGGGAGCAGCACCACTTTTCCTCCGACTCACATGTggtcagttttttattttttatttaatatattgTTTGGTTATTAATTTGTTAATCTGGTTTAATTTTGGTAATCTTGGTTAATTTGTGAAATGGCAGAAAGTGGAGGAAGGTGGGTTGGAGGATTCGGTGAGTTGCAGGGTGAGGGCCAAGCGTGGTTGTGCGACACATCCCAGGAGCATTGCTGAAAGGGTTTGTAATTATTTTCATTAACTTAACTTAATCACTCTTTAACTACACACTAATTGTATATATTTCTCCAGAATTTTGAAAGGTGTAggaatttatttatattaatcgTTAAAGATTTCAAGCTTAATTTTGTGGGTTAATTCGTAATATTATAGGTCCGGAGGACTAGGATCAGTGACCGCATAAGGAAGCTACAAGAGCTGGTGCCCAACATGGATAAGGTACATACATACAccctccaagattcctcctttgcAGTTTCCTTTTTTCGTTTTTAGTGTCGTTAGGGCGCGCCGGTTTTCTACACTTTTTGGTTCTTCTAGTTCTGCAGTGCAGACTTACTTGAAACAAGTATTAGGGCGCCGGTAAAGTATACGATTGATGTATTCATTACTATATAATATACATTTATATAGGTTTTAAATCTAGGAAATCACTACCTAGTTTAAGACAAATTTTTAGAATCCGTACCACGTCTAAGTTGCATCAACTTTCCTTAAAGCGTCATGGATGCTTGTTTGAGGAGTGCATCAATGTAGAAGATGAAACCGAAGTTGGTCGGTACAACACCTTTCAAGTATGTGTGGTTTCTACAAGAAAATTATCCCCGTGATAGGTCAGCGGTTTATGAAGGGTTCTGCATCAATTTTAATggttaataaacatttaaaagaCTTCTTGTGTACTTTCGTATTTTGCAACTTCTTGGTTTTTTAATTGAGATGCAAAGTTATCATGATCTGCAGTAAACTGTAAGCACCCATTGTATTTCAAATTAGCACTGTTCTTATTTTGTCATTGTGGGGGTTAAATTCGGCTTCCCCGCTAGTGAGATATGTTTGGAGCTTCTGTATGATCAGAATATTAAATATATGGAAAAAAGAACAGAATCATAGATTGTGTGTTGGATAATGACATACTTTCAATTTTTGGTCAAAGATAATGGCATACTTAAAAATCAGGAAGTGTGATTCATGATTAAAGCTTAGAAAACTTAAATCTACAAGGTTAAAAACTTTTTTGGTGCTCTAAAAAATGATATGTAATTATGCTTCTTGccatcaactttaacccatAGGGTAACAAGTTAGGACTTAATTTTACCGACAAAGACAATCTCGTTTAGATAAGAAAATATCAGTCaagaaaattacaataatatgaCAAAAGTACCGTAAAACTTTTTTTCCAGATAGAAGTCGCGAGTACTctttagaggtcgcacttggtgcgatggcaagtgccttcgcccatgagcggtaggtctcgggttcgagacttgggagcagcctctccataaatggaggtaaggctagccgacattcacctctcccagaccctgcgtaaagcgggagccttgtgcactgggtacgacctttttagaAGTCGCGAGTACTCTTTGGCTTGGGAGCTATTTAGATAGAGTTTCTCTATGCACGGTAATCGTTGCTATAATGCTGATGTGATATCAATGCTT
This window contains:
- the LOC103425311 gene encoding transcription factor bHLH80-like isoform X1; this translates as MQRAAGGSSGGEVSRGGGGLGRFSSAPAAWLEALLEEDEEDPLKPTQCLTELLADNTPCTTVDPASYEAADGYLSRQHSSPADFSGGGGSGGYFSGFGIPAHLDLVSSSSLSPNSSSSSANKRVREQHHFSSDSHVKVEEGGLEDSVSCRVRAKRGCATHPRSIAERVRRTRISDRIRKLQELVPNMDKQTNTADMLDEAVEYVKFLQKQIQELSEDQRRCKCIAKE
- the LOC103425311 gene encoding transcription factor bHLH80-like isoform X2 produces the protein MQRAAGGSSGGEVSRGGGGLGRFSSAPAAWLEALLEEDEEDPLKPTQCLTELLADNTPCTTVDPASYEAADGYLSRQHSSPADFSGGGGSGGYFSGFGIPAHLDLVSSSSLSPNSSSSSANKRVREQHHFSSDSHVKVEEGGLEDSVSCRVRAKRGCATHPRSIAERVRRTRISDRIRKLQELVPNMDKQTNTADMLDEAVEYVKFLQSQIQELSEDQRRCKCIAKE